Proteins from one Heptranchias perlo isolate sHepPer1 chromosome 42, sHepPer1.hap1, whole genome shotgun sequence genomic window:
- the LOC137306150 gene encoding basement membrane-specific heparan sulfate proteoglycan core protein-like, with product MIRKPYFLLSLLQAVLSQEWKADTPRDVRAQKGLCALIPCHYSYPSNLANKQRDGVWFNTEKVRPWAPLAFHSKDHRHESDRFRHRTGLSGDLKDGDCSLIINNITAEDAGPYFFRVEFDNGENFNYYPATQLHVSDFTDKPTIFAPEIIEGKSCKITCTFNTTCGGTAPDLTWDNPTDVPGSVSNSVTQHGGTLTYSSVLTLVPSPKHYGQTLTCRVSFPSVSSERTLALTVQYAPRNLSITSLDTIKDSSISITVGNSTALHCSVESFPASNLRWEHLGVTVNRSSSNNEVRLELPHVTSRVAGEYRCVAENEHGAVESSITITVEHAPRNLSITSLDTIKDSSINITEGNSTALHCSVESFPASNLRWEHRGVTVIRSSSNNEVRLELPHVTSRVAGEYRCVAENEHGAVESSITITVEHAPRNLSITSLDTIKDSSISLTEGNSTALHCSVESFPASNLRWEHRGVTVNRSSSNNEVRLDFPHVTSRVAGEYRCVAENEHGAVESSITITVEHAPRNLSITSLDTIKDSSISVTEGNSTALHCSVESFPASNLRWEHLGVTVIRSSSNNEVRLELPHVTSRVAGEYRCVAENEHGAVESSITVTVEHAPRNLSITSLDTIKDSSISITEGNSTALHCSVESFPASNLRWEHRGVTVIRSSSNNEVRLELPHVTSRVAGEYRCVAENEHGAVESSITVTVEHAPRNLSITSLDTIKDSSISITEGNSTALHCSVESFPASNLRWEHLGVTVIRSRSNNEVRLELPHVTSRVAGEYRCVAENEHGAVESSITITVEHAPRNLSITSLDTIKDSSISITEGNSTALHCSVESFPASNLRWEHRGVTVIRSSSNNEVRLELPHVTSRVAGEYRCVAENEHGAVESSITVTVEHAPSNLSITSLDTIKDSSISITEGNSTALHCSVESFPASNLRWEHLGVTVIRSSSNNEVRLELPHVTSRVAGEYRCVAENEHGAVESSITITVEHGPRNLSITSLDTIKDSSISVTEGNSTALHCSVESFPASNLRWEHRGVTVIRSSSNNEVRLELPHVTSRVAGEYRCVAENEHGAVESSITITVEHAPRNLSITSLDTIKDSSISITEGNSTAIHCSVESFPASNLRWEHLGVTVIRSSSNNEVRLELPHVTSRVAGEYRCVAENEHGAVESSITITVEHPPKGTAVIFSRAMHGIREGDNVTLTCSSESVPPASGYVWFRIDGNTRAQLNTSARSINLAHVTRENDADFYCTASNPLGSSTSPIVHLSVEYKPEISDVSECAWRDQGITCVCATRSNPPGNLTWHLPRGNFTGNQTHGHLATSRVSNGHLATGTLTMRGREDEKEVKAICSVRNKHGEARFQVSLWVKGRETHEWKGALLGAGITLCGTLAGFLIFKCVKKRKEATENRASEASDVEMTNSPFSGIHEEAQNTDVVNPWNTSSDETNEAEIPGAQNLPEGPAGGDAGQEQPRDQEDLLYANINFLKLPSGDGTVHKAEGTEYAQIKFQSK from the exons ATGATCAGGAAACCTTACTTCCTCCTGTCACTTCTCCAAG CTGTATTGTCACAAGAGTGGAAGGCCGACACCCCACGAGATGTGAGAGCACAGAAAGGTTTGTGTGCCCTGATTCCATGCCATTACAGTTATCCATCGAATTTGGCAAACAAACAGCGAGATGGAGTCTGGTTTAACACTGAGAAAGTGAGACCATGGGCTCCCCTAGCCTTTCACTCCAAGGACCACAGACACGAGTCGGACCGGTTCAGACATCGGACCGGTCTGTCTGGAGACCTGAAAGATGGCGACTGTTCCCTGATTATAAACAACATCACAGCGGAAGATGCAGGTCCTTATTTTTTCAGAGTAGAATTTGACAACGGGGAAAACTTCAACTATTACCCAGCAACACAGCTTCACGTTTCCG ATTTCACAGATAAACCCACAATATTCGCTCCTGAAATTATTGAGGGTAAATCTTGCAAAATAACCTGCACCTTCAACACAACGTGCGGGGGAACAGCACCTGACTTAACCTGGGACAATCCCACTGATGTTCCCGGGTCTGTCTCAAACAGTGTAACTCAGCATGGTGGAACTCTGACATATTCTTCTGTTCTGACTCTGGTCCCATCACCCAAACACTACGGGCAGACTCTCACCTGTAGAGTCAGCTTTCCATCTGTTTCATCGGAACGGACCCTCGCACTAACTGTTCAAT ACGCTCCAAGGAATCTCTCAATTACTTCTCTTGATACGATTAAAGATTCATCGATCAGTATAACAGTAGGGAATTCTACAGCCCTACACTGCTCTGTCGAAAGCTTCCCAGCTTCCAATCTGAGGTGGGAACATCTCGGAgtcacagtgaacagaagcagtTCCAACAACGAGGTGCGATTGGAGCTTCCTCATGTGACATCCAGGGTCGCTGGAGAGTATCGGTGTGTGGCGGAGAATGAACATGGGGCTGTGGAGAGTTCCATAACCATCACCGTGGAAC ACGCCCCAAGGAATCTCTCAATTACTTCTCTTGATACGATTAAAGATTCATCGATCAATATAACAGAAGGGAATTCTACAGCCCTACACTGCTCTGTCGAAAGCTTCCCAGCATCTAATCTGAGGTGGGAACATCGCGGAGTCACAGTGATCAGAAGCAGTTCCAACAACGAGGTGCGATTGGAGCTTCCTCACGTGACATCCAGGGTCGCTGGAGAGTATCGGTGTGTGGCGGAGAATGAACATGGGGCTGTGGAGAGTTCCATAACCATCACCGTGGAAC ATGCTCCAAGGAATCTCTCAATTACTTCTCTTGATACGATTAAAGATTCATCGATCAGTCTAACAGAAGGGAATTCTACAGCCCTACACTGCTCTGTCGAAAGCTTCCCAGCTTCCAATCTGAGGTGGGAACATCGCGGTgtcacagtgaacagaagcagtTCCAACAACGAGGTGCGATTGGACTTTCCTCACGTGACATCCAGGGTCGCTGGAGAGTATCGGTGTGTGGCGGAGAATGAACATGGGGCTGTGGAGAGTTCCATAACCATCACCGTGGAAC ATGCTCCAAGGAATCTATCAATTACTTCTCTTGATACGATTAAAGATTCATCGATCAGTGTAACAGAAGGGAATTCTACAGCCCTACACTGCTCTGTCGAAAGCTTCCCAGCTTCCAATCTGAGGTGGGAACATCTCGGAGTCACAGTGATCAGAAGCAGTTCCAACAACGAGGTGCGATTGGAGCTTCCTCACGTGACATCCAGGGTCGCTGGAGAGTATCGGTGTGTGGCGGAGAATGAACATGGGGCTGTGGAGAGTTCCATAACCGTCACCGTGGAAC ATGCTCCAAGGAATCTCTCAATTACTTCTCTTGATACGATTAAAGATTCATCGATCAGTATAACAGAAGGGAATTCTACAGCCCTACACTGCTCTGTCGAAAGCTTCCCAGCTTCCAATCTGAGGTGGGAACATCGCGGAGTCACAGTGATCAGAAGCAGTTCCAACAACGAGGTGCGATTGGAGCTTCCTCACGTGACATCCAGGGTCGCTGGAGAGTATCGGTGTGTGGCGGAGAATGAACATGGGGCTGTGGAGAGTTCCATAACCGTCACCGTGGAAC ATGCTCCAAGGAATCTATCAATTACTTCTCTTGATACGATTAAAGATTCATCGATCAGTATAACAGAAGGGAATTCTACAGCCCTACACTGCTCTGTCGAAAGCTTCCCAGCTTCCAATCTGAGGTGGGAACATCTCGGAGTCACAGTGATCAGAAGCCGTTCCAACAACGAGGTGCGATTGGAGCTTCCTCACGTGACATCCAGGGTCGCTGGAGAGTATCGGTGTGTGGCGGAGAATGAACATGGGGCTGTGGAGAGTTCCATAACCATCACCGTGGAAC ATGCTCCAAGGAATCTCTCAATTACTTCTCTTGATACGATTAAAGATTCATCGATCAGTATAACAGAAGGGAATTCTACAGCCCTACACTGCTCTGTCGAAAGCTTCCCAGCTTCCAATCTGAGGTGGGAACATCGCGGAGTCACAGTGATCAGAAGCAGTTCCAACAACGAGGTGCGATTGGAGCTTCCTCACGTGACATCCAGGGTCGCTGGAGAGTATCGGTGTGTGGCGGAGAATGAACATGGGGCTGTGGAGAGTTCCATAACCGTCACCGTGGAAC ATGCTCCAAGCAATCTATCAATTACTTCTCTTGATACGATTAAAGATTCATCGATCAGTATAACAGAAGGGAATTCTACAGCCCTACACTGCTCTGTCGAAAGCTTCCCAGCTTCCAATCTGAGGTGGGAACATCTCGGAGTCACAGTGATCAGAAGCAGTTCCAACAACGAGGTGCGATTGGAGCTTCCTCACGTGACATCCAGGGTCGCTGGAGAGTATCGGTGTGTGGCGGAGAATGAACATGGGGCTGTGGAGAGTTCCATAACCATCACCGTGGAAC ATGGTCCAAGGAATCTCTCAATTACTTCTCTTGATACGATTAAAGATTCATCGATCAGTGTAACAGAAGGGAATTCTACAGCCCTACACTGCTCTGTCGAAAGCTTCCCAGCTTCCAATCTGAGGTGGGAACATCGCGGAGTCACAGTGATCAGAAGCAGTTCCAACAACGAGGTGCGATTGGAGCTTCCTCACGTGACATCCAGGGTCGCTGGAGAGTATCGGTGTGTGGCGGAGAATGAACATGGGGCTGTGGAGAGTTCCATAACCATCACCGTGGAAC ACGCTCCGAGGAATCTCTCAATTACTTCTCTTGATACGATTAAAGATTCATCGATCAGTATAACGGAAGGGAATTCTACAGCCATACATTGCTCTGTCGAAAGCTTCCCAGCTTCTAACCTGAGGTGGGAACATCTCGGAGTCACAGTGATCAGAAGCAGTTCCAACAACGAGGTGCGATTGGAGCTTCCTCACGTGACATCCAGGGTCGCTGGAGAGTATCGGTGTGTGGCGGAGAATGAACATGGGGCTGTGGAGAGTTCCATAACCATCACCGTGGAAC ATCCACCCAAGGGAACAGCAGTGATCTTCAGTCGAGCCATGCACGGAATAAGAGAGGGAGACAATGTCACGCTAACCTGTTCCAGTGAAAGTGTTCCTCCGGCATCTGGTTATGTCTGGTTCAGGATCGATGGCAACACGAGAGCCCAGTTAAATACAAGTGCTCGGTCCATCAACTTAGCTCACGTAACACGGGAGAATGATGCTGATTTCTACTGCACAGCCAGTAACCCATTGGGCAGCAGTACCTCTCCCATTGTACACCTGAGTGTGGAGT ATAAGCCGGAGATTTCCGATGTGTCGGAGTGCGCTTGGAGGGACCAGGGCATTACCTGCGTCTGCGCGACCAGATCCAACCCTCCGGGTAACCTCACGTGGCACCTCCCCCGCGGCAACTTCACCGGCAACCAGACGCACGGCCATCTGGCGACATCGCGGGTCAGCAACGGGCATCTAGCGACGGGCACACTGACCATGAGGGGAcgagaggatgagaaggaggtgaaggccATCTGCTCGGTTAGAAACAAACACGGAGAGGCGAGGTTCCAGGTGTCTCTGTGGGTCAAAG GTAGAGAAACACATGAATGGAAAGGAGCATTGCTTGGTGCTGGAATCACATTGTGTGGAACACTGGCCGGGTTCTTAATCTTcaagtgtgtgaaaaa GAGGAAGGAAGCAACTGAGAACAGAGCTTCGGAGGCCAGTGATGTTGAAATGACCAACAGTCCATTCTCTGGGATACACGAG GAGGCCCAGAACACAGACGTTGTTAACCCCTGGAACACCAGCAGTGACGAAACAAACGAGGCGGAGATACCAGGTGCCCAGAACCTCCCTGAAGGTCCTGCAGGAGGAGATGCCGGACAGGAACAGCCCAGGGACCAGGAGGACCTTCTCTACGCCAACATCAACTTCCTCAAGCTGCCCAGCGGTGACGGGACTGTTCACAAGGCGGAGGGCACAGAATACGCACAAATCAAATTCCAGTCAAAATGA